One window of Micromonas commoda chromosome 1, complete sequence genomic DNA carries:
- the HYP13 gene encoding hypothetical protein (expressed; hypothetical protein), translating into MSNSVHAGEGPSHLELSSTEIHVFVLLREALKNRCWPAREGELAQDGNPERQRRCCVDAYQLMAEAANGEGRAAWILASENWKMRHSVQPDSVVPGNPPRRSYFDDGSGSYREKKVTGEVRLNSVQARTILQLVADPEFLAVSEGALYWFPDQIVNIDFLAGMRRITQQDTKALIPGAHALTLGAVNEFMARWDSANFLHTVEGSMRALDFLTFVRLASRGTGHSMHSVVPINPDRTTVDYTNIYPKRSTSAVPHATKQQATSVREELRKVARRATHDRETIVLIDSLRQEYSSWVACNPSAAGGGECDPSFRAEFVFGRQSVMGRLAPAPSLALCLAAVDETLSGYVSPIGARLALAHFGLFLTARETFMIGYALRSILGSSSSMSRWAIVDILDLFNASALPDGFDGRVAVRRWLDSAKETVSKYLEDGESGFDNRELLRFLPIGSKEVLAAIQSVVHASLTRYRQLARFCCILGEHNEDCSGCDRDAATISLSNLKYAVKLIGNHPSSFLRQQRLNTLADLFIAPLTDSTKGRSSEKRLYWHKLLRRCSPLHALLAFERSHDTGAGGVDADEPKFDKDAEAVCSSFASWIYDKGFVALCREFEKRDTDKTGSLKSDEFKTAAIAAGYGSELFSAEPMRWVIAACHHHAQEKCISYAKYLAIILLGLEKIVGYF; encoded by the coding sequence ATGTCCAACTCGGTGCATGCGGGCGAAGGGCCGAGTCATCTTGAACTATCATCAACCGAGATTCACGTTTTTGTTTTGTTACGCGAAGCATTGAAAAATCGATGCTGGCCCGCGCGGGaaggcgagctcgcgcaAGATGGAAACCCAGAACGACAAAGACGTTGTTGCGTAGACGCTTACCAGCTGATGGCAGAAGCGGCGAACGGAGAAGGACGAGCGGCTTGGATTTTGGCCAGCGAAAACTGGAAAATGCGCCATTCAGTTCAACCGGACTCTGTTGTGCCTGGAAATCCTCCACGACGTTCGTACTTCGATGATGGGAGCGGATCTTATCGTGAAAAAAAAGTTACCGGGGAAGTCAGGTTGAACTCTGTTCAAGCGAGAACAATTTTGCAACTGGTTGCTGACCCCGAATTCCTAGCAGTTTCAGAGGGAGCGCTCTACTGGTTTCCTGATCAAATTGTAAACATAGACTTCTTGGCTGGTATGCGCAGGATCACACAGCAGGACACGAAAGCTCTCATCCCTGGCGCGCACGCCCTAACATTAGGCGCAGTAAACGAGTTTATGGCCCGGTGGGACTCTGCAAATTTCCTTCATACTGTAGAAGGGTCAATGCGTGCGCTTGACTTTTTGACATTCGTGCGCCTCGCATCGCGTGGTACAGGCCATTCGATGCACTCAGTCGTCCCAATCAATCCAGATAGGACTACCGTTGACTATACCAACATTTACCCGAAACGGAGCACTTCCGCAGTGCCTCACGCAACAAAACAGCAGGCCACCTCTGTCCGCGAAGAGTTACGGAAGGTTGCAAGGCGTGCAACACATGATCGAGAGACCATCGTTCTGATCGATTCTTTGAGACAAGAATATTCGTCATGGGTCGCGTGTAATCCGAGTGCGGCGGGCGGAGGAGAATGTGATCCCAGTTTTAGGGCAGAATTTGTTTTCGGAAGGCAAAGCGTCATGGGACGACTCGCACCTGCTCCAAGTCTTGCGCTGTGTCTTGCGGCTGTTGATGAGACACTGTCAGGCTACGTCTCACCAATAGGAGCACGGCTTGCACTTGCTCATTTTGGGTTGTTTCTGACTGCGCGTGAAACATTCATGATCGGATACGCCTTGAGAAGTATCTTAGGGTCGAGCTCATCAATGTCAAGGTGGGCAATAGTGGACATCCTCGACCTTTTTAATGCATCAGCTTTGCCCGACGGCTTTGACGGACGCGTTGCTGTTCGTAGATGGCTAGACTCAGCCAAAGAAACCGTGTCAAAGTACCTCGAGGATGGCGAATCAGGTTTCGACAACAGAGAGCTGCTCAGGTTTCTGCCGATAGGTTCTAAAGAAGTTCTTGCAGCAATTCAGTCTGTCGTACATGCAAGTTTAACAAGGTACCGCCAACTTGCTCGCTTCTGTTGCATTCTTGGCGAGCACAATGAAGATTGCTCGGGTTGCGACCGAGACGCAGCTACAATATCGCTTTCAAATCTCAAATATGCTGTCAAGCTAATAGGTAACCACCCGTCATCGTTTCTGAGACAGCAGAGGCTCAACACATTGGCTGATTTGTTTATAGCACCATTAACGGATTCCACAAAAGGTAGATCTTCTGAGAAACGCTTATACTGGCACAAGCTTTTGCGCAGATGTAGCCCTCTGCATGCGTTGCTAGCATTCGAGAGGTCACATGATACAGGGGCGGGAGGAGTCGATGCGGATGAGCCAAAGTTTGACAAGGACGCAGAAGCTGTATGCTCATCTTTTGCCAGCTGGATTTATGATAAGGGATTTGTTGCTCTTTGCCGTGAGTTTGAGAAGCGAGACACCGATAAGACGGGCTCTTTGAAATCGGACGAGTTCAAAACTGCGGCCATAGCTGCTGGATACGGATCTGAGTTATTCAGCGCTGAACCCATGCGATGGGTGATAGCTGCCTGTCATCATCATGCTCAAGAGAAATGCATATCCTATGCAAAATATCTTGCGATTATTTTGCTCGGACTGGAGAAGATTGTTGGCTACTTTTAG
- the HYP14 gene encoding uncharacterized protein has product MHITGMVSRSAEQVNQGGFLFLGNLQNEIARIWRHSNANQLSVISEEHSVSTCLHSNYEFMLKDRRAFADKLHASNKSFLQKTFSRHTINELVVSGSSEQSLSSFLVSIKTAHESLKAISKQTESSLQKVLSATEKRAAGHLGDMQTDFDYLVVNLNAERVRVDKATGQIAEYSKERKRIEEHMKSLW; this is encoded by the coding sequence ATGCACATTACCGGAATGGTGTCCAGAAGTGCTGAGCAGGTAAATCAAGGAGGCTTCCTTTTTCTGGGAAACTTGCAGAACGAGATTGCGCGTATTTGGAGACATTCAAACGCAAACCAGCTTAGTGTGATTTCCGAAGAGCATTCCGTCAGTACGTGTCTTCATTCAAACTATGAATTCATGCTGAAGGATAGGCGCGCCTTTGCAGACAAGCTGCACGCGTCGAACAAATCTTTTCTCCAAAAAACATTTTCTCGTCACACTATCAACGAACTTGTCGTATCTGGTTCAAGTGAGCAGAGCCTGAGTTCTTTCCTGGTTTCGATCAAGACAGCTCACGAGTCCTTGAAAGCCATCTCAAAGCAAACAGAATCCAGTTTGCAAAAGGTATTGTCCGCAACAGAGAAGCGAGCAGCTGGTCATTTAGGTGATATGCAAACAGATTTTGATTACCTTGTTGTCAATTTGAACGCTGAGCGAGTCAGAGTAGACAAAGCAACGGGTCAGATAGCTGAATATTCAAAGGAACGAAAACGGATTGAAGAGCATATGAAAAGCCTCTGGTGA
- the SDP1 gene encoding myb family transcription factor (SANT domain DNA-binding protein 1; expressed): MDMAAARLEASFLAPDLHGASGEILHNSGDEENERKSLLHQTQAYDQMLMDMETNMHKSSHSSETQCDCGSVEYKQALDLHPPNAPIIRSRGEYPPQNSVHTLKGEFSSFDGGLNFIGEDDGDDLLCDFAPNALQEDGSVGLIADDGSLVKPSFSQTSHWNMCQTSPAGHQRTSTLSCARFAASQQFQGFAKIGYDGVEEPCLSDSWHSKNQPVAQVHPAGPADSSDSSITALRQRYHKVFGKETSSNNRQWLLRRLAEINTFGEVDNCEERKKLHGQDILVATAKLSRVSAIETSEYVRVTHRLKLTRKEQEKYLKLVETNTVEHSARQAKSMWKGTNIHKRGRGDNESHSLGGGLAKTDGSSAGKRIKKGNNSDSDSAGEPPVKSRNNSSAGGNCKATQARKTLDTNIGGNGRRSKHHNPWALEEAEALVEGVAQCGGGKWADIKKLGFPAIEHRTAVDLKDKWRNLLRIAMLPHQPVKNAGDKKREIPPELLARVRELAAKHAKKQTQDGRNRHGR, encoded by the exons ATGGACATGGCGGCGGCACGTTTGGAGGCCTCATTCTTGGCGCCCGATCTTCACGGGGCTTCAGGTGAAATTCTGCACAATAGCGGCGATGAGGAAAACGAGCGCAAGTCCCTCCTGCACCAAACTCAGGCATACGACCAAATGCTTATGGATATGGAGACAAACATGCACAAGAGCTCTCATAGCTCTGAAACCCAGTGCGATTGCGGGTCGGTCGAGTATAAACAGGCCCTCGACTTGCACCCTCCG AACGCGCCGATTATTCGCAGCAGGGGCGAATACCCGCCGCAGAATTCAGTTCATACTCTGAAAG GCGAATTTTCGAGTTTTGATGGCGGCTTAAACTTTATCGGCGAGGATGATGGGGACGACTTGCTATGTGATTTTGCGCCAAATGCGCTCCAGGAAGATGGAAGTGTTGGCTTGATTGCTGATGACGGGTCCCTTGTGAAGCCATCTTTTTCGCAGACCAGCCACTGGAATATGTGTCAAACGTCACCCGCTGGTCACCAAAGAACCAGTACGCTTAGTTGTGCTCGTTTCGCTGCCTCGCAGCAGTTTCAGGGCTTCGCAAAAATTGGATATGATGGCGTTGAGGAGCCTTGTTTGAGTGACAGCTGGCATTCTAAAAACCAGCCAGTTGCGCAAGTGCACCCCGCTGGCCCTGCCGATAGTTCTGATAGCTCCATCACAGCCCTCAGACAGCGGTATCACAAGGTGTTTGGGAAGGAAACAAGTTCGAATAATAGACAGTGGTTGCTCCGCAGGCTGGCTGAGATAAATACTTTTGGAGAAGTTGACAACTGCGAGGAGCGAAAGAAACTACATGGCCAAGACATTCTCGTCGCAACTGCTAAACTTTCCCGTGTGTCTGCGATAGAGACGAGTGAGTACGTGAGAGTTACACATCGATTAAAGCTCACAAGAAAAGAGCAAGAAAAGTATCTGAAGCTTGTGGAAACTAACACCGTCGAGCACTCTGCTCGTCAAGCAAAATCCATGTGGAAGGGGACTAACATCCATAAACGTGGTCGCGGTGACAATGAATCGCATAGCCTCGGAGGTGGGCTTGCAAAGACCGACGGATCCTCTGCCGGGAAGAGAATTAAGAAAGGCAACAACAGCGATTCAGACTCTGCTGGTGAGCCTCCAGTGAAAAGTCGAAACAACAGTTCAGCCGGCGGCAATTGTAAGGCAACGCAAGCTCGTAAAACTTTAGACACGAACATCGGGGGGAACGGCAGAAGGAGTAAGCACCACAACCCGTGGGCACTCGAGGAAGCGGAAGCGCTCGTTGAGGGTGTTGCTCAGTGTGGTGGAGGAAAATGGGCCGACATCAAAAAGCTTGGTTTCCCTGCAATTGAGCACCGGACCGCAGTTGATCTTAAAGATAAGTGGCGCAATCTATTGAGAATCGCGATGCTGCCTCATCAACCAGTGAAGAATGCAGGAGATAAGAAACGTGAAATTCCGCCAGAGCTCCTTGCACGAGTCAGAGAGCTCGCAGCAAAACATGCGAAAAAGCAAACACAAGATGGTCGTAACCGTCATGGTCGATGA
- a CDS encoding aminotransferase, with translation MFDHTQCVVRSSLLEKLGRTLPVKGRHRKTVIVHANSNVRRNPNIAKLQAGYLFPEINRIKMKHLEENPDAKIISLGIGDTTEPIPQPITKAMAAAAENLGTLDGYAQYGGYGAEQGQTLLREKLAERFYAEVNIQASDIFVSDGSKCDISRLQMMFGSNRRVAVQDPSYPAYVDSSVMIGNTEMYDHASKQYGKIVYLACSSENDFFPNLGLAKDAELIFFCSPNNPTGAAATRDQLIELVRHAKETGSIIIYDAAYAIYISNPNCPKTIFEIPGADECCIETCSFSKYAGFTGLRLGWTVVPDKLKFADGSLVKNDWNRLMCTSFNGASNIAQAGGMACLSDEGMNAMSELVSFYKENATILKNTFEEMGYAVYGGTDAPYVWVSFDGRDSWEVFTEVLTKCDIVVTPGSGFGPAGDGFIRCSAFGHRENILEAAQRLKESFSRS, from the exons ATGTTTGATCACACGCAATGTGTTGTGCG CTCCTCATTGCTGGAAAAACTCGGGCGCACCTTGCCAGTCAAAGGCCGTCATCGGAAAACCGTGATTGTGCATGCGAACTCGAATGTGCGTCGTAATCCCAACATCGCAAAACTACAGGCTGGCTACCTCTTCCCGGAGATCAACCGCATTAAAATGAAACACCTGGAAGAAAACCCAGATGCGAAGATCATTTCACTTGGAATAGGCGACACCACTGAGCCAATCCCGCAGCCCATCACAAAAGCCatggcagccgccgccgagaatCTCGGAACATTAGATGGATACGCACAGTATGGCGGCTATGGCGCCGAACAGGGTCAGACCCTCTTACGAGAGAAGCTTGCCGAGCGCTTCTATGCTGAAGTGAACATCCAGGCTAGCGACATATTTGTTTCTGACGGCTCCAAGTGCGATATCTCGCGCCTCCAGATGATGTTTGGCAGCAATCGTAGAGTGGCGGTACAAGATCCATCGTATCCTGCCTACGTTGATTCATCAGTGATGATCGGAAACACCGAGATGTACGATCATGCATCGAAGCAGTACGGCAAAATCGTGTATCTGGCCTGTAGTTCAGAGAATGACTTCTTCCCGAATTTAGGCCTTGCCAAGGATGCAGAGCTCATATTTTTCTGCTCCCCGAACAACCCTACCGGCGCTGCCGCTACAAGAGATCAACTCATCGAACTCGTGAGACATGCCAAGGAAACGGGATCCATTATTATATATGATGCCGCGTACGCCATTTATATTTCAAATCCAAACTGCCCAAAAACCATATTTGAAATCCCGGGGGCTGATGAATGCTGCATTGAGACTTGTTCTTTTTCTAAGTACGCGGGTTTTACAGGCCTGCGCCTTGGTTGGACAGTCGTTCCTGATAAACTTAAATTTGCAGACGGAAGTCTGGTGAAGAACGATTGGAACCGCCTGATGTGCACCTCATTTAATGGGGCGTCGAACATAGCACAAGCTGGCGGAATGGCATGCCTCTCTGACGAAGGCATGAATGCAATGTCCGAACTTGTATCGTTTTACAAAGAGAATGCGACAATCCTCAAGAATACTTTCGAAGAGATGGGTTACGCTGTATATGGCGGCACCGACGCACCTTACGTTTGGGTGTCCTTTGATGGCCGCGACTCCTGGGAGGTTTTCACTGAAGTGCTCACCAAGTGTGACATCGTCGTCACCCCAGGCAGCGGTTTCGGGCCTGCGGGTGATGGTTTCATTCGCTGCTCTGCCTTCGGCCACAGAGAAAATATCCTCGAGGCTGCACAGAGACTTAAAGAGTCTTTTTCAAGGTCCTGA
- the GLP2 gene encoding hypothetical protein (poorly conserved green lineage protein) — MSCHVLFINATTRWGQEQARVIPSVARSALVHGGEGVNRRFRRESASTSCDRTRCDTVDGNSSLVCELRKLCVTRVLSEGRHSANGPASRDVFETTGTDGSDLQVEDTNALHEFGQKRGSSQKERSRANEGFVVRAKPHTNGCGCDVCMKLRSLIKAAKPDNNNTAVSKSAIFVCFDGGFVIGKQQQKHHVSGCHCPNCNHLRFQRDTGQVDCITVPSKVLHAMIGKAQCNQNVFSERTEARRRAKIGAANKGKPAWNKGKKHTPETIAKIRANTAIAMQNPQVKQRMRAAAAKTFHSDTTKIKIRRTVRDKAHQKMQARNEAKARALGVRRGKVGICTIGMHARRISSVQRVNFGTWTKHAWENRSKRKHHFSRAARTDENNLAQKMTPRFVEKRKESRSNRGVPKSAQHKAAISAALKAKWNDPKYVASQKRANSVRTKNVDKATTERNSTQSMAVSSKDRNDTVTSKRHALLKEMKEIYMKAVLAVRTLQEQKAAGVDVDEAMLKKALSAVAQTRQVLASVSLDDSVDFISSGHKPLRAKHEDVRQQVSSREAKCKTSSKIS, encoded by the coding sequence ATGAGCTGCCATGTCCTTTTCATCAATGCAACGACGCGGTGGGGACAGGAGCAAGCACGAGTAATTCCGTCCGTTGCACGCAGCGCCCTCGTtcatggcggcgagggcgtaaACCGGCGCTTCCGGCGCGAATCGGCGTCCACAAGTTGCGATCGCACACGCTGCGACACTGTTGATGGTAACTCATCTCTGGTTTGCGAGTTGCGCAAGCTGTGTGTGACTCGGGTTCTCAGCGAAGGTAGACACTCAGCCAACGGACCAGCTTCGCGCGATGTATTCGAGACCACAGGCACCGATGGAAGCGATTTGCAGGTTGAAGACACAAACGCTCTCCATGAATTTGGGCAAAAGAGAGGTAGTTCCCAAAAGGAACGATCCAGAGCTAATGAAGGTTTTGTCGTCAGAGCAAAACCTCACACTAACGGATGTGGTTGCGATGTTTGCATGAAACTTCGCAGCTTAATCAAAGCTGCAAAGCCCGACAACAACAACACTGCAGTGTCCAAGAGTGCCATATTTGTCTgcttcgacggcggctttGTCATCGGCAAGCAGCAGCAGAAACATCATGTCTCAGGTTGTCATTGTCCTAACTGTAACCATCTGCGTTTTCAACGAGACACCGGGCAAGTTGATTGCATCACGGTGCCTTCAAAAGTCCTTCATGCCATGATAGGCAAAGCGCAGTGTAACCAAAATGTTTTCAGCGAACGAACTGaggcccgacgccgcgccaaGATTGGCGCTGCAAATAAGGGCAAACCGGCATGGAATAAAGGAAAGAAGCACACACCTGAGACGATCGCCAAGATTAGAGCAAACACTGCAATAGCGATGCAAAATCCCCAGGTTAAACAGCGAATgcgagcagcagcagcgaAGACATTCCATAGTGACACGACTAAGATTAAGATTCGACGAACAGTGCGCGACAAGGCACACCAGAAGATGCAGGCGAGGAACGAGGCCAAGGCTCGTGCACTTGGCGTTCGCAGAGGAAAAGTAGGTATTTGTACGATTGGCATGCATGCACGACGTATTAGCAGTGTCCAACGAGTGAATTTTGGGACGTGGACAAAACACGCATGGGAAAACAGATCAAAAAGGAAACATCATTTCAGCAGGGCAGCGAGGACCGATGAAAACAATCTAGCACAGAAAATGACACCTAGATTTGTGGAGAAACGCAAAGAGTCTCGCTCGAATCGCGGCGTACCGAAATCTGCACAGCATAAAGCTGCCAtatccgcggcgctcaaggcgaaaTGGAATGACCCGAAATATGTCGCTAGCCAAAAAAGAGCGAACAGCGTGCGCACAAAAAATGTGGACAAGGCAACGACCGAAAGAAATTCCACGCAAAGCATGGCAGTGTCATCGAAGGACAGAAACGACACAGTTACTTCAAAACGCCACGCTCTCTTGAAGGAGATGAAAGAAATTTACATGAAGGCTGTATTGGCTGTCAGGACACTGCAAGAGCAAAAAGCTGCTGGCGTTGATGTGGATGAGGCGATGCTGAAAAAGGCTCTTTCTGCGGTAGCTCAGACGCGACAAGTTCTTGCCTCAGTCTCCCTCGATGACTCAGTAGACTTTATTTCTTCTGGACATAAACCCCTGAGGGCAAAACACGAAGATGTCAGACAGCAAGTGAGTTCAAGAGAAGCCAAGTGCAAAACATCATCAAAAATCAGCTGA
- a CDS encoding glycosyltransferase family 20 protein (candidate bifunctional trehalose-6-phosphate synthase/trehalose-6-phosphate phosphatase) → MSPKKYPKKSDIESDGIYRLPRSHDQRPPTAEPWNVPRENAASNMESGPLKELRRQLESLSTLGSSDCLGELGSNAAAAAAAAVEAALESGNISRDKSTRVERLLQERQRSMQRIKSSTVITPATEEDDDSCPSEEQGRDHSRAKQRLIIAANRLPISAQRKQDGKWALNQSAGGLVSALSGVGNNYEMLWVGWPGVFVEEGPDRDALTQLLLRRGCLPIYLSRSEVDLYYNGYCNNVLWPLFHYVPLSFESKLSETKNMGLQWSAYQEASEQFAHVILNAYRHGDVVWCHDYHLMLLPSKLKEEHQDMNVGWFLHTPFPSSEIYRMLPVREELLLSVLSADLVGFHTYDYARHFVSACSRILGFEGTPEGVEDNGNFTRVAAFPIGIDPSRFTQALETERVQAHIHELRQRFQGRKVMLGVDRLDMIKGIPQKLLGFEKFLSEHPEWRDRVLLVQIAVPTRTDVAEYQRLTSQVHEIVGRINGRFGTLGSVPIQHLDCSLAFTELCALYAVTDVCLVTSLRDGMNLVSYEFVSCQSKNAGVLVLSEFAGAAQSLGAGALLVNPWNVNDMAAAIEDALTMPDAERRERQRQNFTHVTIHTAQAWADTFVSELNDTHVEAELRRKRIPPQLVPMTIINSFVTARHRLIILGFNATLTVQADSSKRQVRSGVLPMKPIKTATRIHPVSQECLQRLCDDPTTTLCIFSGSERNRLSQAFAHLPKLWIAAENGCFIRPPLEGKHCQLGVGGTGKWITMVETSNLDWIESVQLVFDYFCERTPRSYVETRETSLVWSYKYADPDFGRQQARDLLQHLWTGPISNAAVDVIQGAKSVEVRPIGVSKGAAVERIVSMMGEFGSSSLIRREESCEHVPPETRIHASTGEQTDVVSHMATFRSTDNIFTGIDQQDHENTAPPPAAIEHRQVDFVMCCGHFLGRDEDIFEYINYGSSAVFRHRHIPAVQHPSKQKIKNPHRVESLANVFESDQQGNDAHSKQTGDVNDAVDSKGNDDDKPSILTTFRTPITCTVGRKRSGAGYYVNDSDDIAELLATLTNSLDDGKARVELLQFDTESSLGSNRSLADLARHNSGANMQLMSQQGSLVDIANHRFGRNISVSNMSDNSSLDCSHKGGEASISLKLT, encoded by the exons ATGTCACCGAAGAAATATCCAAAGAAGTCAGACATAGAGAGTGATGGCATTTACCGCCTCCCCCGCTCGCATGACCAGCGACCACCGACCGCAGAGCCCTGGAATGTACCACGAGAAAACGCAGCCTCAAATATGGAAAGTGGACCGCTGAAAGAGCTGCGACGCCAGTTGGAGTCGTTGTCTACGCTAGGTAGTTCAGATTGTCTCGGTGAATTAGGCTCAAATGCGGCTGCTGCGGCCGCTGCGGCAGTGGAGGCAGCCCTCGAAAGCGGTAATATCAGTAGAGATAAATCGACACGCGTGGAGCGCCTTCTCCAGGAAAGGCAAAGGTCTATGCAACGTATCAAAAGTAGCACCGTCATAACTCCGGCGACTGAAGAAGATGATGATTCTTGCCCATCTGAAGAACAAGGTCGCGACCATTCACGTGCGAAGCAGCGTTTGATCATAGCTGCAAACCGCCTTCCAATATCGGCACAACGTAAGCAAGATGGGAAGTGGGCACTTAACCAGTCTGCTGGTGGGCTTGTAAGCGCACTTTCGGGAGTTGGGAACAACTATGAGATGCTGTGGGTCGGCTGGCCCGGGGTTTTTGTGGAGGAGGGTCCTGACCGCGATGCACTCACGCAGCTGCTTCTCCGGAGAGGTTGTCTTCCAATTTATTTATCTCGAAGCGAGGTTGACCTATATTATAACGGATACTGTAACAACGTACTTTGGCCTCTGTTCCACTATGTGCCACTTTCTTTTGAATCAAAACTTAGTGAAACGAAGAACATG GGGTTGCAATGGTCCGCCTATCAGGAAGCTAGCGAGCAGTTTGCACACGTCATCTTGAATGCGTATCGGCACGGTGATGTGGTATGGTGCCATGACTATCATCTCATGCTTTTGCCGTCAAAGCTGAAGGAAGAACACCAAGATATGAACGTCGGATGGTTTCTCCACACACCTTTTCCATCGAGTGAAATTTATCGCATGCTACCTGTTCGAGAGGAGCTGCTACTATCTGTTCTCTCGGCCGATCTAGTTGGGTTTCACACCTACGATTATGCACGACACTTTGTGTCCGCGTGCTCGAGGATCCTCGGATTCGAAGGTACACCCGAGGGTGTCGAAGATAATGGAAATTTCACAAGAGTGGCGGCGTTTCCCATCGGAATTGACCCCAGTCGATTTACGCAGGCACTTGAGACGGAGCGCGTTCAGGCACACATCCATGAGTTGCGCCAGAGATTTCAGGGTCGCAAGGTAATGCTTGGAGTGGATAGACTTGACATGATCAAGGGGATTCCACAGAAGCTACTCGGATTTGAAAAGTTTTTATCGGAACACCCAGAGTGGCGCGACAGGGTCTTATTGGTACAGATCGCAGTCCCCACTAGAACAGATGTTGCTGAGTACCAAAGACTGACGTCTCAGGTACATGAAATAGTTGGGCGGATCAACGGTAGATTCGGCACTCTCGGATCTGTACCAATCCAGCACCTCGATTGCTCGCTCGCCTTCACCGAACTTTGTGCCCTTTATGCTGTCACGGATGTGTGTTTGGTGACCTCTCTCAGGGACGGCATGAACCTTGTCAGCTACGAATTTGTTTCCTGTCAGAGCAAAAATGCAGGAGTGCTGGTGCTGTCGGAGTTCGCTGGGGCCGCTCAGAGCCTTGGCGCAGGTGCGCTTCTTGTAAACCCATGGAATGTCAATGACATGGCTGCTGCGATCGAGGATGCTTTGACGATGCCAGATGCTGAAAGGCGCGAGCGGCAAAGACAGAATTTCACACATGTAACAATCCATACGGCCCAAGCATGGGCAGACACTTTCGTATCAGAGCTGAACGACACACATGTTGAGGCCGAGTTGCGGCGCAAGCGCATTCCCCCGCAGCTCGTCCCCATGACGATAATCAATTCATTTGTGACTGCGCGACACAGACTGATTATTCTG GGTTTCAATGCAACACTTACAGTACAGGCTGATAGCTCCAAAAGACAGGTTCGAAGTGGAGTACTTCCCATGAAGCCGATAAAAACAGCCACTAGAATTCATCCTGTGTCGCAAGAATGTTTGCAAAGACTTTGTGACGATCCGACCACCACGCTATGCATCTTCAGTGGCTCTGAAAGGAATCGATTGAGCCAGGCATTCGCCCATCTACCAAAGCTTTGGATTGCAGCTGAAAACGGGTGTTTCATTCGCCCACCGTTAGAGGGCAAGCATTGTCAACTTGGTGTGGGAGGCACAGGGAAGTGGATTACGATGGTAGAAACATCCAATCTCGACTGGATAGAGAGTGTGCAGTTGGTGTTTGACTATTTTTGCGAGCGCACTCCACGAAGTTATGTTGAAACACGAGAGACGTCCTTGGTATGGAGTTACAAGTATGCCGACCCTGACTTCGGCCGACAGCAAGCCAGGGACCTTTTGCAACATTTGTGGACTGGACCCATTTCAAATGCGGCAGTTGATGTCATTCAGGGTGCGAAGTCTGTGGAGGTAAGGCCAATAGGTGTGAGCAAAGGTGCCGCAGTTGAGCGAATCGTCTCGATGATGGGAGAATTCGGTTCATCTTCATTGATAAGGCGAGAAGAGAGTTGTGAGCATGTTCCTCCCGAAACCAGGATTCATGCATCAACGGGAGAACAGACTGATGTAGTATCACACATGGCGACCTTCAGATCGACTGATAACATTTTCACCGGAATTGATCAGCAGGACCATGAAAATACTGCACCTCCACCGGCAGCTATTGAACATCGGCAGGTCGACTTTGTTATGTGTTGCGGTCACTTTCTTGGTCGAGACGAAGACATATTTGAGTATATCAATTATGGCTCCTCGGCAGTATTCAGACATCGTCACATCCCTGCAGTGCAGCATCCTTCAAAACAAAAGATCAAAAACCCCCACCGGGTTGAAAGCTTAGCAAATGTGTTTGAAAGCGATCAACAGGGCAATGATGCGCATAGTAAGCAGACTGGGGACGTGAATGATGCGGTCGATTCGAAAGGAAACGATGACGACAAACCTTCAATTTTGACAACTTTCAGGACTCCGATTACATGCACAGTCGGGCGGAAACGGTCAGGCGCAGGGTACTATGTGAACGACTCCGATGATATTGCCGAGCTTCTCGCGACACTGACAAATAGCCTTGATGACGGTAAGGCTCGTGTCGAGCTGCTTCAATTTGATACCGAATCAAGTCTGGGCTCCAACCGTTCACTCGCTGATCTTGCGAGGCATAATAGTGGCGCAAATATGCAATTGATGTCACAGCAAGGATCATTAGTAGACATCGCTAATCACAGATTTGGGCGTAATATTTCTGTGAGCAACATGAGCGATAACTCTTCTCTTGACTGTTCACACAAGGGTGGCGAAGCATCGATAAGCTTGAAACTGACATAG